One window of the Alphaproteobacteria bacterium genome contains the following:
- a CDS encoding amino acid ABC transporter substrate-binding protein, with protein sequence MSSSLKRLFSAISTRIIAAFLCCAAFAVPPADAADANIPVLVPITGFLSLEGTSQRNGAVLALENPPAEISVTYDVADTSTAPEVAVNALERALADGDATAVAASMFGPQMLAMIPLADRHGVPLVTVSGTAKITELGSPWVFRFFPGDTVAKVAQVDYAVNELGITKPAMIYQTTAYGQSGAAHIGENLRRLGIAPVLEEGLDVKVKDMTPVLAKARAAGADALLLQLHSGPTALLVRAAAAGNLGLPIVAGSAMHQPSTAALLDPGELDGVCAESASSPISGGTPEMDAWLERYRAAFGTEPDAFALGQYDGTMMVLSAIAAGARSPAEVRDYLAGNSHDGLAMTYRSDGSGNMAHSAIIVCYDGETRIPRVVKVFDNVTGALD encoded by the coding sequence ATGTCGTCCAGCCTCAAACGCCTGTTTTCAGCCATTTCGACCCGTATCATTGCAGCGTTCTTGTGCTGCGCCGCGTTCGCCGTGCCGCCGGCCGACGCCGCCGATGCGAATATCCCCGTCCTGGTGCCGATCACCGGGTTCCTGTCGCTCGAAGGCACCAGCCAGCGCAACGGCGCGGTGCTGGCGCTGGAAAACCCGCCCGCCGAGATCTCGGTGACCTACGACGTCGCCGATACCTCGACCGCGCCGGAAGTCGCGGTCAACGCCCTCGAACGCGCGCTTGCCGACGGCGACGCGACGGCGGTGGCGGCGTCGATGTTCGGCCCCCAGATGCTGGCGATGATCCCGCTCGCCGACCGCCACGGCGTGCCGCTGGTCACCGTCTCGGGCACGGCCAAGATTACCGAGCTCGGCAGCCCGTGGGTGTTCCGATTCTTCCCCGGCGACACGGTGGCCAAGGTGGCGCAGGTCGACTACGCGGTCAACGAACTGGGCATCACCAAGCCGGCGATGATTTACCAGACCACCGCCTACGGCCAGTCGGGCGCCGCCCATATCGGCGAAAATCTGCGCCGGCTGGGGATCGCGCCGGTGCTCGAGGAGGGGCTCGACGTCAAGGTCAAGGACATGACGCCGGTACTCGCCAAGGCGCGGGCGGCGGGCGCCGACGCGCTGCTGCTCCAGCTCCATTCGGGACCGACCGCGCTGTTGGTGCGGGCGGCGGCAGCCGGCAATCTGGGCCTGCCTATCGTCGCCGGGTCGGCGATGCACCAGCCGTCGACGGCGGCGCTGCTCGACCCGGGTGAACTCGACGGCGTGTGCGCGGAAAGCGCGTCGTCGCCGATATCGGGCGGGACACCGGAGATGGATGCCTGGCTCGAGCGCTACCGCGCCGCTTTCGGCACCGAACCGGACGCCTTCGCGCTCGGCCAGTACGACGGCACCATGATGGTGTTGAGCGCAATCGCCGCCGGCGCCCGCTCGCCCGCGGAGGTGCGCGACTATCTCGCCGGCAATTCCCATGACGGGCTGGCCATGACCTACCGCAGCGACGGCAGCGGCAACATGGCCCATTCCGCGATCATCGTCTGCTATGACGGAGAGACCCGTATCCCCCGGGTCGTCAAGGTCTTCGACAACGTCACCGGCGCGCTCGACTGA